A region of Verrucomicrobiia bacterium DNA encodes the following proteins:
- a CDS encoding RDD family protein — protein sequence MGTQYKMIGGDGREYGPATLEELRQWCEEGRLSHGTPVWRSDEARWRPAGGWDELKWDLQTPAVPAQASDAPAPPLPAAALVAAGFWVRVAAYLVDWVVLTTITGLVTLPWAEPLARLQAEFFAQWKSATPDSQVMIRYLLVSLAIHLPLGLAYFAGFHGALGATPGKQILGLRVVREDGSALGFPRACLRYAAALLSSASFGIGYLLAAIPPEKRALHDVLARTRVVRVR from the coding sequence ATGGGCACCCAGTACAAGATGATCGGTGGTGATGGCCGGGAGTATGGTCCCGCCACGCTGGAGGAGCTTCGGCAGTGGTGCGAGGAGGGCCGTTTGTCCCATGGCACGCCGGTCTGGCGGAGTGATGAGGCGCGGTGGCGTCCGGCGGGGGGCTGGGACGAATTGAAGTGGGATCTCCAGACCCCGGCGGTGCCCGCGCAGGCATCGGACGCACCGGCTCCACCCCTCCCGGCGGCCGCCCTGGTGGCGGCGGGATTCTGGGTTCGTGTCGCCGCCTATCTTGTGGACTGGGTGGTGCTGACGACGATCACGGGCCTGGTCACCCTGCCTTGGGCGGAACCACTGGCCCGCCTTCAGGCCGAGTTTTTTGCCCAGTGGAAATCGGCGACCCCGGACTCGCAGGTGATGATCCGCTATCTGCTGGTGTCTCTGGCGATTCACCTGCCGCTGGGGCTCGCGTACTTCGCCGGGTTTCATGGGGCGCTGGGCGCCACGCCCGGAAAGCAGATCCTGGGGTTGCGGGTGGTCCGGGAAGATGGCAGCGCACTGGGGTTTCCGCGGGCGTGTCTCCGCTACGCCGCCGCCCTCCTGAGCAGTGCCTCCTTTGGGATCGGCTACCTGCTGGCGGCCATACCCCCCGAAAAACGGGCACTTCACGACGTGCTGGCCCGGACTCGCGTGGTGCGGGTGCGCTGA
- a CDS encoding VTT domain-containing protein: protein MPSESGIPEAAHGNARPAAGHHLVLGLVLLALAAWFGTRFGHQLPALESWVAQQGALGWLIFVAAAIVGTSLFIPDTVFAVAAGALFGFAGGAALMTTAVLLTATLNFTLARRWLRGPVRRWIEHQPRLAAVERAVGREGLRFLFLLRLTPLSPVAVSYLLGTTSTRFGPFLATSLGILPTLWVEVYLGHVAGHIVRVAANPGAHRHLHTLLTVSGLVVAVLFLAYVTRIARKAIAEAEAAIPAEPAGR, encoded by the coding sequence ATGCCATCCGAGTCGGGAATCCCTGAGGCCGCCCATGGCAACGCCCGACCGGCGGCGGGCCACCACCTGGTGTTGGGCCTTGTCCTCCTGGCGTTGGCCGCCTGGTTTGGAACGCGCTTTGGCCACCAATTGCCGGCGCTCGAGTCCTGGGTGGCTCAACAAGGAGCCCTGGGATGGCTGATCTTCGTCGCGGCCGCCATCGTCGGCACCTCCCTCTTCATTCCCGACACCGTCTTCGCCGTGGCGGCAGGGGCGCTCTTCGGGTTCGCAGGGGGGGCGGCGCTGATGACCACTGCGGTGTTGCTGACGGCGACGCTGAACTTCACCCTCGCCAGACGATGGCTGCGCGGCCCGGTCCGACGCTGGATCGAACATCAACCGCGCCTCGCGGCCGTAGAGCGCGCCGTCGGTCGCGAGGGCCTCCGCTTCCTGTTCCTGCTGCGACTGACCCCGCTGAGCCCGGTCGCGGTCAGCTATTTGCTGGGAACCACGTCCACGCGCTTCGGACCGTTCCTCGCCACCAGCCTCGGCATCCTTCCAACCCTGTGGGTCGAGGTCTATCTGGGCCACGTGGCCGGACACATCGTCCGGGTTGCCGCGAACCCGGGGGCCCATCGGCACCTCCACACCCTCCTGACCGTTTCCGGGCTGGTCGTCGCCGTTCTATTCCTCGCCTACGTCACCCGGATCGCGCGGAAGGCAATCGCCGAAGCCGAGGCGGCCATACCCGCAGAACCCGCCGGGCGCTGA